A region of the Culex quinquefasciatus strain JHB chromosome 1, VPISU_Cqui_1.0_pri_paternal, whole genome shotgun sequence genome:
TGAAAAATCTtattcaaaaagtgttttttgaaatttaaaagttcaacttattcaaaatttgaaaaatgtttttttttctttcgtaaAATGCAAGGGGAAAACCACTCTGATCAAAGAGCCCTGGGCACCATCGGGCACGTTCTCGGCACCTTCAGGCACAAGCTCGGGCACCTTTCACTCTGactttgatatttgaaaaaatcttttcaaaatatcaaagtaatCAGGATTCAAACATTACAAATTATCCGAAGAACTGTCACTGGTTCAAGtgcattttgttcaattaaactgATTTGTGAgcaatcaaatttgagtttgttGTGAAATCCTGTGTAGTGAAAATTAGTATTCTTCGAAAGAAGAAAATTCCATACAGATTTAAGATAAATTGCTAATGTGGACATTCTGTTTATAGGCCAAAGGAAAGTAATTTCTTAACCATGACTTTACACTTGTTAAACCCACCTTTGTTTTTTAGATGCAGGAAGAAAAACTCGTGCCTAAGGATGAGTTCGATTGaagcaaaacttcaaaattcaaaatccggCTGCGGAAGagcttaatttttaatattttataatgtatttaaattgtacaaaaataaatatatcaatGGCAAGCTTCAGGTGTACCATTAACGAAAACTGAAAAAGAGTCAGACAAGGAGTCAGAACGAGGtttatggttttgaaactggctTTGTCTGTGCGAATCGTTTCATAGTCCAGCAAATGAtcatatcaaatcaaattattcgctctacagcattgccttggctatctcgattgcgagattcctactctaaACTTGGCGTCCGATGGTTTGAttattgaggcaattgcaaacctctttttacacctaagcttccatcctcACCGGGATTTTAActgacgatctttggattgtAAGTCagactgcctaccagcgattccatcgagacgactcctacctagactcctacacctggactgagctaaaaTCATCTAACTtccaggttagaccggggccaacatttacttccccgtccgaaggaaggcgtgatcagacaaatctcgtctcgaaatttaccaccgggaccttctgcgATCGAACCCAGACCGACTGGttaagaggcaaccacgcttacccctacaccacgggtttCAGTCAAAATGATCTTATATcgacttcaaattttaaatttggggATCGTCGATTTAATTACATTGTGTTGAATATGTTGAAATAGATGTAACCTTGTTGATCATTGGAATATTGCCATATATTGTAAAATCAGCCCTTTGATTCaagtaaaatttcaatattcttGTTGTTTCTAATAAACACgagttttttcttaaaattttattgatatgGTATCGATGAtggagattttgttttttttttcttggcacgTGTTCCAGGCCCAGCAGCCGTATCGTGGACACGTTGTCAATGTGGAACCAGGTGCAGACTCCGAATTCGGCGCAGTTCCTCGGTGATTTTCCACTTGTACACGATCACGGGTTTGATGAAGGCTGAGATTTTCTCGCTTTTAAAGTCCTGCAGGCTTTTGTACTGCTTGATGCCGAACTCGACCATGTCCAGGATCTGTCCAGGGCTTTTCGGCCACGTGGAACAGATCTGAAACCAGCTTTTGGTCATCACCGATATATTTAGTAAAAGGGTGAGCTGGCTGTGATCAGTTCTTAATAGTAGTAGAATGActtgcttcatttttttttctggaaagacAAAGTTTCTGATCAAATAAATTCTTTAGCTTACATAATGCTTCTTACCAATAAAGAAATAAGAAATCTTTGCAATACTAGAATTATTCCAGTGAATTAAAACTGGAAATTAATTTAATCTAAGCCAAACCAATAACTCGAACACTGACAGGattgacaaattgtacaaacaaacattttaacaCGGTTGCTaagctatgtttttttttatcttggctTCATCGCTCAATCGGGCACCCTCGGGCACGTTTGGGCAATTTTTGGGCACAGCCTACCGGCGGGCAATGAGCAGAGTGGTTTTCCCCTTggtaaaatgagtaaaatctaGTTAGACCTGTATAAAGAGCAGTTACCCACACGTTCAAACACAACTACTcgttttttgctcaaaaaacttttttcgagCACTTCGTTTGTTTTGCCTTCAAACGTCACAAAGCCgcacatcaacaaagttcatcaCTTCAAAACAGAGTGCGCGTCTTTTTCGCCGGCAAAAGGTCAATAATTTCCCCGCAAATTTACTCCGCCACACGATGGTCTCGCCGAAGACGCAGGTCGAGGAGCTGCAGGAGTACTTCAAGACGCACAACAAAACGCGCGAAGCCACCAAAGCACACAGCGCCAAGGTTCACTCCGTCGGCTGGAACTGCGACGGGAAACGGCTTGCGTCCGGTTCCTTTGACAAGTCGGTGGTCATTTTCACGCTGGACCGGGAGCGGTTGGTAAGTTTTCGGCTTAGGTCGGTTGAAGGGTGTCTGCTAAACGATGTCTTTTCATTAGAACAAGGAGAGCACGTACCGTGGCCACACCGGTTCCGTGGATCAGCTGTGCTGGCACGCGTCCATGCCGGACCTGCTGAGTACGGCCAGCGGGGACAAGACGGTGCGGATATGGGACGCCCGCGTGGGCAAATGTGCCACCATCATCAACACCAAGGGGGAGAACATTAACATAACTTGGTCTCCGGACGGGAACACGATTGCCGTGGGCAACAAGGAAGATCTGGTGACGTTCATCGACGCCCGGATGCACAAGATTCTGGCCGAGGAGCAGTTTTCGTTCGAGGTGAATGAGATCGCCTGGAGCAACGGTAGCGACCTGTTCTTCCTGACGAATGGCCAAGGTTGCGTGCACATCTTGAACTACCCGGATCTGAACCTGCAACAGGTGCTAAAGGCCCATCCGAGCACGTGCATCTGCATTGAGTTCGACCCAACGGGGAAGTACTTTGCCACGGGTTCGGCTGACGCCTTGGTGTCCCTCTGGGACGCCGAAGAGTTGGCCTGCCTGCGAGTGTTCTCCAGACTGGATTGGCCCGTGCGAACCATTTCATTCAGCCATGACGGAAAGCTGCTTGCATCGGCCAGCGAAGATCTGATCATCGACATTGGAGACACCGAGACGGGCGAAAAAGTGGCGGACATTTCCGTTGACGCGGCCACCTTCACCGTCGCCTGGCACCCGAAGCAGTACATCTTGGCGTACGCTTGTGACGACAAAGACGCCAACGACCGACGCCGGGACGCGGGCAGCTTGAAAGTGTGGGGCTTCACCGAGTAAAGAAAAGCCTTTTGTATTACAATTAGTCTAAATAAAAAGCTCTTTCTATTGCCAAGTCTCTTCCTGATATCGCTCGCTCTTTTTCATTTCCTCAACATAAGCCGAATCTCCCAACGCTTCACCCAGTGCTTCGCAAACGGCTTCCGGCATGTTCTTGGAACTGCCCGACAGCAAAAACACTCCATTCCGCTCGACAAGCAGCTTTTTGAGCAGATCTCCCTGCTTCCGAATCAAGTGTTGTACGTACACTTTGTCCTCCTGGTCTCGCGAAAACGCACAAAATAGCGTCAACAGACCGGACCGTTCCATGCGTCGCAGATCTTCCTCGCAGTGAAAATCCGAATGGGCGTTACGGCAGCCGAAGAAAAGCACCAACGGACCGGTGGCGTCCACCGACAGCTCACGTTCCTCTAGAACCGCCCGGAAGGGCGCGAGTCCCGTGCCGGGACCGACCATAACGATTGgggtggtctgaaaaaaataaattttgagttatCTCATGCAAGCGTGTATATTTGACACTCAAGCTGTCATTCATACACGTTGATCGAAGATCAATAAAACTCACCACATCCTTCGGCAGCTGGAACGTGCCTTTCCTCGTCCACATCCTCAGCTTCGTCCCCACTTCGAGTCGCTTTAGCCAGTTCGAGCACAGCCCCCGCCGCGGTTCCTTCAGCTTCGTCCGGTACTCGATAACCGCCACCAAAATGCGCAACTTTCCGCTCGCGGCCGCCGAGGCGATCGAGAACGCCCGCGGTTTGATCGGCTGGAACAGCTCAAAGAGGGCGGCCAGCGTGAGCGAATCGCACGCATGGGGAAAGTCACGCAGCACCTCGAGAATGGTGCGTCGGGGCCGGTTCGCGTACGAGTACAGCTCTTCCTGGCCCTCGTAGCTGGCAAACTCGAGCAGCTTTTCGCGCTCCAGTTCGTTGGGGCAGGTTCGCGCCAGGACGGCGAAGGCACGTGCCCGGGGAATGGCGGTGAGGTCCCAGTACTGGGCGGCGAGGCGGCCCAGGGGGAGGGGTTTGGATAGGATGGGAGGGACGGGGAGTTCTGGAAGAAGAGGAATAAAAATTGCTTGAATTAGTCATAATATTGTATAAAGCCGTACAACGACGCTTGCTACAGAATCGATCGCTGAacaacactatattttacactaaaCACATGCtacatacaaaatataaaaatgtaattaagagcgtttggtacggtatgtccacgtatccttcctcccctgtagattctgtgaaatgtgatccgttctcagaatcctctctgcggtaaacacaacgtagtagggctggccgatttaatttttgcattacattttcgggtgttctcggatgtactgcaattattaatattgacaagaaaagtgcttggggcgtaatctaatcacaagactttccagcatgctttcatcggactggctgcgtttgtgtaagataagattagattagacaacgACGCTTGCTACAGAATCATTTTTGGTCAGTTTtctgattttaatgccaaattcAAGAATTGATAAGAGGAAAAAGTATCGTTTCGCTTTGTTCTATTATTGCGTTTTGAAAAtcaccattttaaacaaaattcaatatgACCAACATTGCGATATAgttaaaaactgttaaaatgcCTAACTGCATAAAATATGAATTGTTAATTTAGAGTAAAAACTAGTTTACGTGAGTTTACGCGCTTTCGTCAAAACGTTTCAGCGTGTACCTGCTCGAAACAAAATCTGCTCGATATCTACCGACTTGACAGCTCTCGCCAAATCAAAACACGTTTGTCAACAAAAGCATGCTGAAATTTTTGTGATCGCGCGTGTTCGTACGTAGttaaattttccagttttttgtaAAGTTTTCCACAAATAAAAGGCAAAATGCTGCGTCGCCAAGCGCGTCTCCGCCGGGAGTACCTGTTCCGGAAGGCGACCGAGGGCAAACACAAGGCGCTGCAGGACAAAAAGTCCAAAATCAAGAAAGCCCTCGAGGACCACACGCCGATCCACGGAGACCTGAAACGGGACGCGTTGAAGCTTCAGGACAAGCTCAAGTGGGACGATGCGGGACCGCAGCGAGCGGCCGAGATTGGAGGGATTAGCGGTGGGGCTAATACGGCCAATTCGCAGGACGACGAGTATCGGTTCGCGGGTTGCGAGGATCCAAAAATTATGATTACGACCTCGCGCGATCCGTCGGCCAAGTTGAAGCAGTTTGTGAAGGAGATCAGGTTGATCTTTCCGAACGCACAGCGCATGAACCGCGGTAACTTTGAGATGAAGCAGCTGATTCACGCCTGCCGGGCGAACAACGTGACGGATTTCATCGTGATTCACGAGCACCGGGGCGTTCCGGACAATCTGATCATTTGCCACCTGCCGTACGGGCCGACGGCGTGCTTCAACCTTTCGGGGGTGGTGATGCGTCACGACATTCCGGACATAGGGCCGATGAGCGAGCAGAAGCCGCACCTGATCTTCCACAACTTTAAAACGAAACTGGCCGAACGGACTATGTCGATCCTGAAGTACCTGTTTCCGGTGCCCAAGGAAGAGTCGAAGCGGGTGATGACCTTCGCCAACCACGACGACTACATCAGCTTCCGGCATCACACGTTCAAGACGGTTGAACGCGAGCTGGTCATGACCGAGGTGGGACCGCGCTTCCAGCTGAAGCTGTACCAGATCAAGCTGGGCACGCTGGACGAGCTGGAGGCGGCCGACACGGAGTGGGTCTACCGGCCGTACATGAACACCGCCGGCAAGAGACGGTTTTTGTCCGACGAAGACGGGTGGCAACAGGATGATGATGTTTGATGAATAAAGATTAACGTTAAATGCTTACCCGAATCGATCGCTTCCACCGTGATGACCGTGTCCTTGTGCAGATTTAGTCCATGTTCCTCGAACAACTCAAACAGTCGATCTACGTCCTCCGGTGAGTTGTGCGGCCTAACGTAGACCACGTCACCCGCAGTCCAATTCGCGTCTCTCCTCGGAAACGTAATCAATCGCACGTCCTGGAAGTGATCCTCCGGCGTGGTTCGTCGATTCTTCTCCACCTCCGAAACGAACACGTTGTCCACTTTGACGTCGGCGTACATGTCCACTTCTTCCTGTTCCACAACAGGTTCTTCCGACCGTCGTACCGTCCACCGGTACTCGCGAGGACTCTCATCCAACTTTTTCAACCCATCCGGAATCGGACTCAACTCCTCCAGTCGCTTCCAAAAGTCGTTGATCCACGGCATAAAGACGGCCCCATATCCGAGGTCATGCTGTTCATCGCACAGCCCTACCGGAAGCATAGCTTGCCCCCCGAGCTGGAGCAGCCTCTTGTGAAGTCGCTTCGCCACGTAGTTAAACTTGGGATAGCGCGAATCGCCCAACCCGAGCACTCCGAACCACATTCCACGCAGCGAATCCAGCGGCAAACTCTTCCGCAAAAGGAACCGCCAAAAACGCTTCATGTTGTCCGGTTCCTCGCCCTGGCCGTACGTCGAACAGACCAGCACCACGAACCGTTCCTCGATCAGCTGGCCGATGTCGTACTCATCCATGGCGGCCACGGAACCACGCAGGTGGTACAGCTTCGAGTCGCGCCAGATCTGCTCCGCGAGGTCCTGGGCCGTGCCGGACTGGCTGCCGTACAGGATGGTCAGCTTGCGAGGGGAGGACATTTCCGGGGGCCTAGCGGATTAGTGCGATTAGAAAGTTTGATGTTGCAAGCGAATTTTGTTACCTTTCGCGTTACAAATTGCCTCAAAAACGGTGTAGTTCTTCAGACACTAAAAACTGATAATAAGCCACTTTGAAACGGGGACAATAAACTGTCTTATCACGGTTTATCAGTCGCACAATGAGCGATGCAATCgctttgttttgcaattttgttgcaaatcataaaacaacaacaccaacaGCTGATCGAATCGAACTCAAATTAAGGTGTGCGTTTTGCGAGATGGACCAACTATGGTCTTAGCAGTCGTatgacagaaacaaaaaaaaaaaaaaaaggtgtgCGTTTTACAGCCAGAGTGTATCAATGAGAAAATTTCTCGCAGTTTTGGTAGACCAGTCACgaccaacttgcatgcaacaagctgaaatcaattttcaaatgaacAAGTTTCATTTAACGTGTAGACGAACTGTGACAGTTTGAAGATCGGAAAGTGCGCGGGTAAAATCAAAACAGAAGTTAAACTTGCTAAACTAAACTTTTGTTCCGTGTTCCGTTCAAGTCTTTCAAAGAATGGCCCAGCAAGCGCAGAAACCGGCGAAGGAAAAGACCGCGGCCGCTGCGGCCCCAACggtcgaggaggaggaggacgactACGGTCCGATTCTGATCGGTAAACTAGAGGTTTGTGTTGACAGTTGACGAATCCAAAACAGGTTCTTTCATGATTTCTGTCCACTACTCACAGGGCAACGGAATCACCAGCGGTGACCTCAAGAAGCTCGGCGAGGCCGGATTTCACACGGTGGAGTCGGTGGCCTTCGCACCGAAAAAGCAACTCATCGCCATCAAGGGAATCTCCGAGGCGAAGGCGGACAAAATCATCCTCGAAGCGTCCAAGCTGGTTCCGCTGGGCTTCACGACTGCCACCGAGTACCACCAGAAGCGCTCGGAGATCATCCAACTGACCACCGGCTCGAAGGAGCTGGACAAGCTGCTTGGGGGAGGAATCGAAACCGGAAGCATCACCGAGCTGTTCGGAGAGTTCCGAACGGGTAAAACCCAGCTCTGTCACACGTTGGCCGTGACCTGCCAGCTGCCGGTCAGTCAAAACGGCGGAGAAGGCAAGTGTCTGTACATCGACACGGAAGGAACCTTCCGGCCGGAGCGACTGCTAGCCGTTGCCGACCGCTACAAACTGGTCGGTTCCGACGTCCTGGACAACGTGGCCTATGCCCGAGCTTACAACTCCGACCACCAGATGCAACTGCTCGTGCAGGCCTCCGCAATGATGGCCGAATCCCGTTACGCCCTGCTCATCGTGGACAGCGCAACCGCCCTCTTCCGAACCGATTACGCCGGCCGCGGAGAACTCAACGCGCGTCAAGTCAACCTCGGTAAATTTCTCCGGATGCTGCTCCGTCTCGCGGATGAATTCGGTGTGGCCGTCATCATCACGAACCAAGTTGTGGCCCAGGTGGACGCGTCCGCCATGTTTACGCCGGATCCGAAGAAGCCCATCGGAGGTCACATAATCGCGCACGCTTCGACGACGCGGCTTTACCTGCGCAAGGGTCGGGGTGAGACGCGAGTGTGCAAGATTTACGATTCGCCGTGCCTTCCGGAGAGTGAAGCCATGTACGCGATCAACGCGGACGGGATTGGCGATGCCAAGGAGTGACGAGGGAGGGAGGGTGATATTGTTATTAAGGGTTTCTTTTGCTTAGACTGTTTTTTCTTCTCTTATACTGCGATTTTGTTATATAAGCTAGTTTTATACTCAACTGAGAATTTCATTTGTTGTTCTATCACAGcctgaattttactgaattcaaactaaaaaaaaaatcttttcttaaaacaaaacttaattCAATTAATTGTTAGATAAATGACACATCGAATCTGTCTGTATTTATTTCTGTTCGAATAAAATCatcgaaaaactcaactttttttttatcatttcatttacaaatttagtttttgtagaaGGTCCtacatacatataaatttttaagttaattagatttccaaatttaaaaattagcttcatttaaaaatttaaaaattcattacattaaaattttctaggattttttaattatggatttatctaaaagtattttatttgattttgtaattttggaatttttggaatcATAGGAATACATattacaattttggaatttaggagTTTTCGAATTACTAATTagggttttttttgaaaatgcattttccctcATAGAGCACTCAcctaaacgtagaaatatgtacctCCGCTGCAATGGTTTCAGATCCTCAGATCCTgcagcagaactgttaaattctaataaaacacTAAGGTTggtacacatatttttaaatgtttttgttattaaattttttatattcccctccgtgtacgcacgagtacaagcagcagtcaagtgctaagtgctccatcgtttttccgattttttttgccgtaatttaccgtgattcgccgcgagtttgctccaccagcatgccaagggccggccgtggccgtggcagttcgagtgcggcctcgaaaaacccgcgaagttcgtctaccggccgtgtgcaaaaaggtaaacaaaccaacgccgcgtcgaccgccatcgcgccggggagtgtgagcgccaaaggattcgacccgaagttattacacgctaattaccgcgtccaggatcgcagccctataaggctccgttcagctacttccggcaatccgtcgaccgatggcgcttcaacatccgccaacattcccaccagtaacaagttcgcgaggctgagtgacgatgaaagcagctacaacaacaccgacggtagcactaccgacgacgacgacgacgatggtcgtgcacggaaaaaagtgccgacgccaaaaaaagtaattactccaaaggaaagacgaccaccaccaatttttgtttaggacacgttggcggacgatgttgacgagcagctggaaggcctcgtgtactgcctcaaaataggtaaagcgtcagtgcaagtgttcacatttgaccaaaagaacttcgacctggttgtggagaaattgaagcgtaaaacttcaagttctacacattcgaccccgtgcagaagaccgctgttaagatcgtcttgcagggtaccaagaccgcccgacctccgtcctcaaggagcacctctcgggtgtcggaataacgccgcgagacataaaagtcctctcgcggaagacaaccgtgacaggtacacacactgtacctgttgtacttcgaccgcggcaccgttaaaattcaagacctgcggcggactaaggcgttggacggtttttggtaaactggcggttttactccaaaaatccgacggacgcagcgcaatgtcaccgttgccagaaattcggccacggctcgcggaactgcaacctcccgccccgctgcgtgaagtgcggtgaaacacatCTCTCGGAGGTGTGTGCACTGCCACGAAAAGCGGATCTTGGAGATGatgcagaacaaaccaagccgcgtaaagtgcgcgaactgcggcggtaaccataccggtaattaccgcggatgcgttgcgcgcaagtc
Encoded here:
- the LOC6035226 gene encoding THO complex subunit 3, with product MVSPKTQVEELQEYFKTHNKTREATKAHSAKVHSVGWNCDGKRLASGSFDKSVVIFTLDRERLNKESTYRGHTGSVDQLCWHASMPDLLSTASGDKTVRIWDARVGKCATIINTKGENINITWSPDGNTIAVGNKEDLVTFIDARMHKILAEEQFSFEVNEIAWSNGSDLFFLTNGQGCVHILNYPDLNLQQVLKAHPSTCICIEFDPTGKYFATGSADALVSLWDAEELACLRVFSRLDWPVRTISFSHDGKLLASASEDLIIDIGDTETGEKVADISVDAATFTVAWHPKQYILAYACDDKDANDRRRDAGSLKVWGFTE
- the LOC6035227 gene encoding NADPH-dependent diflavin oxidoreductase 1, giving the protein MSSPRKLTILYGSQSGTAQDLAEQIWRDSKLYHLRGSVAAMDEYDIGQLIEERFVVLVCSTYGQGEEPDNMKRFWRFLLRKSLPLDSLRGMWFGVLGLGDSRYPKFNYVAKRLHKRLLQLGGQAMLPVGLCDEQHDLGYGAVFMPWINDFWKRLEELSPIPDGLKKLDESPREYRWTVRRSEEPVVEQEEVDMYADVKVDNVFVSEVEKNRRTTPEDHFQDVRLITFPRRDANWTAGDVVYVRPHNSPEDVDRLFELFEEHGLNLHKDTVITVEAIDSELPVPPILSKPLPLGRLAAQYWDLTAIPRARAFAVLARTCPNELEREKLLEFASYEGQEELYSYANRPRRTILEVLRDFPHACDSLTLAALFELFQPIKPRAFSIASAAASGKLRILVAVIEYRTKLKEPRRGLCSNWLKRLEVGTKLRMWTRKGTFQLPKDVTTPIVMVGPGTGLAPFRAVLEERELSVDATGPLVLFFGCRNAHSDFHCEEDLRRMERSGLLTLFCAFSRDQEDKVYVQHLIRKQGDLLKKLLVERNGVFLLSGSSKNMPEAVCEALGEALGDSAYVEEMKKSERYQEETWQ
- the LOC6035229 gene encoding U3 small nucleolar ribonucleoprotein protein IMP4, translated to MLRRQARLRREYLFRKATEGKHKALQDKKSKIKKALEDHTPIHGDLKRDALKLQDKLKWDDAGPQRAAEIGGISGGANTANSQDDEYRFAGCEDPKIMITTSRDPSAKLKQFVKEIRLIFPNAQRMNRGNFEMKQLIHACRANNVTDFIVIHEHRGVPDNLIICHLPYGPTACFNLSGVVMRHDIPDIGPMSEQKPHLIFHNFKTKLAERTMSILKYLFPVPKEESKRVMTFANHDDYISFRHHTFKTVERELVMTEVGPRFQLKLYQIKLGTLDELEAADTEWVYRPYMNTAGKRRFLSDEDGWQQDDDV
- the LOC6035228 gene encoding DNA repair protein RAD51 homolog 1, translated to MAQQAQKPAKEKTAAAAAPTVEEEEDDYGPILIGKLEGNGITSGDLKKLGEAGFHTVESVAFAPKKQLIAIKGISEAKADKIILEASKLVPLGFTTATEYHQKRSEIIQLTTGSKELDKLLGGGIETGSITELFGEFRTGKTQLCHTLAVTCQLPVSQNGGEGKCLYIDTEGTFRPERLLAVADRYKLVGSDVLDNVAYARAYNSDHQMQLLVQASAMMAESRYALLIVDSATALFRTDYAGRGELNARQVNLGKFLRMLLRLADEFGVAVIITNQVVAQVDASAMFTPDPKKPIGGHIIAHASTTRLYLRKGRGETRVCKIYDSPCLPESEAMYAINADGIGDAKE